A genomic segment from Streptomyces sp. NBC_01233 encodes:
- a CDS encoding helix-turn-helix domain-containing protein, giving the protein MLPDVEHNPAIREEAVLLLRRGVTNRVVAEHLGIPRGTVGWWRHEDRKRRGEVYVQPTDCPQCTGRKFDRSAYGYLLGLYLGDGHIVSKYKQHHLSIFCDASRPGLIDAAAEAMHLVMPQPKVGRRQRQGCVEVKSYTWHWTCLFPQHGPGKKHERRIALEGWQQEIVDAHPWEFLRGLIHSDGCRVTNWTVRNGKRYEYPRYFFTNKSDDIRKLCTDTLTKVGVRWTILARGSDPLNVSIARRESVALMDAHIGPKH; this is encoded by the coding sequence ATGCTCCCGGACGTGGAGCACAATCCTGCGATACGCGAAGAAGCAGTCCTTCTGTTACGCCGTGGCGTGACCAACAGAGTCGTGGCCGAGCATTTGGGCATCCCTCGAGGCACTGTCGGCTGGTGGCGGCACGAGGACCGCAAACGCCGCGGCGAGGTCTACGTGCAGCCGACCGACTGCCCGCAGTGCACGGGCCGGAAGTTTGATAGGTCCGCGTACGGCTACCTCCTGGGCCTCTATCTCGGCGACGGCCACATCGTCTCGAAGTACAAGCAGCACCACCTGTCCATCTTCTGCGACGCGTCGCGGCCGGGGCTCATCGACGCCGCCGCCGAAGCCATGCACCTCGTCATGCCCCAGCCCAAAGTGGGGCGAAGGCAGCGACAGGGCTGCGTCGAGGTCAAGTCGTACACCTGGCACTGGACATGCCTCTTCCCCCAGCACGGGCCCGGCAAGAAGCACGAGCGGCGGATCGCCCTAGAAGGCTGGCAGCAGGAGATCGTCGACGCGCACCCCTGGGAGTTCCTCCGGGGGCTCATCCACTCCGACGGGTGTCGGGTCACCAACTGGACCGTCCGGAACGGCAAGCGCTACGAGTACCCGCGGTACTTCTTCACCAACAAGTCGGACGACATCCGGAAGCTGTGCACGGACACGCTCACCAAGGTCGGCGTCCGGTGGACGATCCTCGCGCGCGGCAGCGACCCGCTCAACGTGTCCATCGCCCGACGGGAGTCCGTGGCGTTGATGGACGCCCACATCGGGCCCAAGCACTGA
- a CDS encoding MarR family winged helix-turn-helix transcriptional regulator, whose product MTIKEYPQEQLAAQPVGYWTRAAADLVIGGLRAALAEENLTQPHWWTLNHVAGTPGEWTRPALTAKLAPFDDQNTDFEALYADLTARGWITEADGRLTLTEAGEAGRLRAHDRNAKVHARMREGIDDATYAATIDTLRLLVANLGGNGDLP is encoded by the coding sequence ATGACGATCAAGGAATACCCCCAGGAGCAGCTCGCCGCCCAGCCCGTCGGCTACTGGACCCGCGCTGCGGCCGATCTGGTCATCGGCGGCCTCCGCGCCGCCCTCGCCGAGGAGAACCTCACCCAGCCCCACTGGTGGACCCTCAACCACGTGGCCGGCACCCCCGGGGAATGGACCCGCCCCGCCCTCACCGCGAAGCTGGCCCCGTTCGACGACCAGAACACCGACTTCGAAGCCCTCTACGCCGACCTCACCGCCCGCGGCTGGATCACGGAGGCCGACGGCCGCCTCACCCTCACCGAAGCCGGCGAGGCGGGCCGCCTCCGCGCCCACGACCGCAACGCCAAGGTCCACGCCCGCATGCGGGAGGGCATCGACGACGCCACGTACGCGGCCACCATCGACACCCTCCGCCTCCTGGTCGCCAACCTCGGCGGCAACGGCGACCTCCCCTAG
- the pyk gene encoding pyruvate kinase encodes MRRAKIVCTLGPATDSYDQIKALVEAGMDVARFNLSHGTYAEHEERYERVRKASDETGRSVGILADLQGPKIRLGRFREGPVLLERGDEFTITVEDHEGDRHTCGTTYKGLATDVTTGERILVDDGRVTLEVTAVDVPRVHTRVVEGGMVSDHKGLNLPGVAVSVPALSEKDIEDLRWALRIGADVIALSFVRSGRDIEDVHRIMDEEDRRLPVIAKIEKPQAVENIDDIVAAFDGIMVARGDLGVEMPLEQVPIVQKRAIKLAKRNAKPVIVATQMLDSMIENSRPTRAEASDVANAVIDGTDAVMLSGETSVGKYPVETVQTMSRIVEAAEEDILDKGLPPLTDRNKPRTQGGAVARAAAEVGDFLDAKFLVAFTQSGDTVRRLSRYRSPIPLLAFTPDPATRSQLNLTWGVETFLGPHVDSTDAMVAQVEEELLRIGRCVPGDTVVITAGSPPGVSGSTNLVRVHHIGDAVR; translated from the coding sequence ATGCGCCGAGCGAAAATCGTATGTACCCTGGGCCCCGCCACCGACTCATACGACCAGATCAAAGCCCTGGTCGAAGCCGGAATGGACGTCGCCCGCTTCAACCTCAGCCACGGCACCTACGCCGAACACGAGGAGCGATACGAGCGCGTACGCAAGGCCTCCGACGAGACCGGCCGCAGCGTCGGCATCCTCGCCGACCTTCAAGGCCCGAAGATCCGGCTCGGCCGCTTCCGCGAAGGACCCGTACTCCTTGAACGCGGTGACGAGTTCACCATCACCGTCGAAGACCACGAAGGCGACCGCCACACCTGCGGCACCACCTACAAGGGACTCGCCACCGACGTCACCACCGGCGAGCGCATCCTCGTGGACGACGGCCGCGTCACCCTCGAAGTCACCGCGGTCGACGTCCCCCGCGTCCACACCCGCGTCGTCGAAGGCGGCATGGTCTCCGACCACAAGGGCCTCAACCTCCCCGGCGTGGCCGTCTCCGTCCCCGCCCTCTCCGAGAAGGACATCGAAGACCTCCGCTGGGCCCTGCGCATCGGCGCCGACGTCATCGCCCTCTCCTTCGTCCGCAGCGGCCGCGACATCGAAGACGTCCACCGCATCATGGACGAGGAAGACCGCCGCCTCCCGGTCATCGCCAAGATCGAAAAGCCCCAGGCCGTCGAGAACATCGACGACATCGTCGCCGCCTTCGACGGGATCATGGTCGCCCGAGGCGACCTCGGCGTCGAAATGCCCCTGGAACAGGTCCCGATCGTCCAGAAGCGGGCCATCAAGCTCGCCAAGCGCAACGCCAAGCCCGTCATCGTCGCGACCCAGATGCTCGACTCGATGATCGAGAACTCCCGGCCCACCCGCGCCGAGGCCTCCGACGTCGCCAACGCCGTCATCGACGGCACCGACGCCGTCATGCTGTCCGGCGAGACCAGCGTCGGCAAATACCCCGTCGAAACCGTGCAGACCATGTCCCGCATCGTCGAAGCCGCCGAAGAGGACATCCTCGACAAGGGCCTGCCGCCCCTGACCGACCGCAACAAGCCCCGCACCCAGGGCGGGGCCGTCGCCCGCGCGGCCGCCGAAGTGGGCGACTTCCTCGACGCCAAGTTCCTCGTCGCCTTCACCCAGAGCGGGGACACCGTCCGCCGGCTCTCCCGCTACCGCTCGCCCATCCCGCTCCTCGCCTTCACCCCCGACCCCGCCACCCGCTCCCAGCTCAACCTCACCTGGGGCGTGGAAACCTTCCTCGGCCCCCACGTCGACTCCACCGACGCCATGGTCGCCCAAGTCGAGGAAGAACTCCTGCGGATCGGCCGCTGCGTACCCGGCGACACCGTCGTCATCACCGCCGGCTCACCCCCCGGCGTCAGCGGATCCACCAACCTCGTCCGCGTCCACCACATCGGCGACGCGGTCCGCTGA
- a CDS encoding GNAT family N-acetyltransferase produces the protein MNDTTHGIRIRPGGPADAVDILGMLDCAVAWMNARGNTGQWGTTPYSQRPGGVARVERYTTENAPYVAELDGVPVGALVLDSGPSPQMPIAPAGEPERYVRLLVSDRRYAGRGIGAALLAHAAEETRRAGVELLRVDCWAGGGGALVAFYERNGFAPTERFLSEDWPGQVLARRVC, from the coding sequence GTGAACGACACGACACATGGCATACGGATCAGACCGGGCGGCCCGGCAGACGCGGTGGACATTCTCGGGATGCTCGACTGCGCCGTGGCCTGGATGAACGCGCGGGGCAATACCGGGCAGTGGGGCACGACGCCGTATTCGCAGCGGCCCGGCGGGGTGGCACGGGTCGAGCGGTACACGACCGAGAACGCGCCCTACGTCGCGGAGTTGGACGGAGTGCCGGTCGGCGCCCTGGTGTTGGACTCCGGGCCGAGCCCGCAGATGCCGATCGCGCCGGCCGGCGAGCCGGAACGGTACGTCCGGCTGCTGGTCTCCGACCGGCGGTACGCGGGGCGGGGGATCGGGGCGGCGCTGCTGGCCCACGCCGCCGAGGAGACCCGGCGGGCGGGTGTGGAGTTGTTGCGGGTGGACTGCTGGGCGGGCGGCGGAGGCGCCCTGGTCGCGTTCTACGAGCGCAACGGTTTCGCCCCCACCGAGCGTTTCCTGTCCGAGGACTGGCCGGGGCAGGTGCTGGCCCGGCGCGTCTGCTGA
- a CDS encoding ANTAR domain-containing response regulator, producing the protein MTAEHESTPTPDADQSHVPPLTTRVVIAEDEALIRLDLKEMLEEEGYSVVGEAGDGQTAVELAREHRPDLVILDVKMPVLDGISAAEKIAEESIAPVLMLTAFSQRDLVERARDAGAMAYLVKPFSKSDVVPAIEMAVSRFAELRALEKEVEDLSQRLETRKLVDRAKSILQTQYGLTEPAAFRWIQKSSMDRRMSMQQVAEVVIEDAEAKKKDSGK; encoded by the coding sequence GTGACCGCCGAGCACGAGTCGACGCCCACGCCCGACGCCGACCAGTCGCACGTTCCGCCGCTGACGACCCGCGTCGTCATCGCCGAGGACGAGGCGCTCATCCGCCTGGACCTGAAAGAGATGCTGGAGGAGGAGGGCTACTCCGTCGTCGGCGAGGCCGGCGACGGCCAGACGGCCGTGGAGCTCGCGCGTGAGCACCGGCCGGATCTCGTCATCCTCGACGTGAAGATGCCCGTCCTGGACGGGATCTCCGCCGCCGAGAAGATCGCGGAGGAGTCCATCGCCCCCGTGCTCATGCTCACCGCGTTCTCGCAGCGCGACCTCGTCGAGCGGGCCCGGGACGCCGGGGCCATGGCGTACCTCGTGAAGCCGTTCAGCAAGAGCGACGTGGTGCCCGCCATCGAGATGGCCGTCTCCCGCTTCGCGGAGCTGCGCGCGCTGGAGAAGGAGGTCGAGGACCTCTCCCAGCGGTTGGAGACCCGCAAGCTGGTGGACCGGGCCAAGAGCATCCTGCAGACGCAGTACGGGCTCACGGAGCCGGCCGCGTTCCGCTGGATCCAGAAGTCCTCCATGGACCGCCGGATGTCCATGCAGCAGGTCGCCGAGGTGGTCATCGAGGACGCCGAGGCGAAGAAGAAGGACAGCGGCAAGTAG
- a CDS encoding EF-hand domain-containing protein, translating into MSEKARKLFNALDLNEDGELTRVEVISALRSKGPTLAARGDLPFWGLGDADASSALFDAADANGDEVLTLEEFTAVVDRRFGW; encoded by the coding sequence ATGAGTGAGAAGGCCCGGAAGCTGTTCAACGCGCTCGATCTGAACGAGGACGGTGAACTGACCCGGGTGGAGGTGATCTCGGCCCTGCGGTCGAAGGGGCCGACGCTGGCCGCGCGCGGGGATCTGCCGTTCTGGGGCCTCGGGGACGCCGATGCGTCGTCGGCGCTGTTCGATGCGGCTGATGCGAACGGGGACGAGGTGTTGACCCTCGAGGAGTTCACGGCCGTGGTCGACCGGCGCTTCGGCTGGTAG